Sequence from the Methanosphaera cuniculi genome:
ATTCAACAATAACCCCAAAACTAACTGTTGTTAATGGAACAGCAACCTATCTATTTGATTCATCAAAGATATATCCTGGAAAATATCGACTTGATGCAAAGTATAGTGGAAATTTTAAGTATAAACCAGGAAATTTCACATCATACTTAACAATTCAAAGACTAGCAGCAAATGTAACACTAAATAATATAACATCAAAAGCTGGATCAACAATTAATTTAAATGCTCGAATTCTTGATGAACGTGGAAATCCAGTAGAAGCAGCATATGTTGTTTATAAAATCAATGAAAAAACAATAGGAAATACTACTACAACAAGTGAAGGATATGCACCATTAAAATATACAATACCTTCAATATTTGATAATCATGAATATAGCTTAAAAGTTATATGTAATGTATCAAGAAAAGTTCAAAGATCAACAGCTTATGCTACAATAACATTAACACAACTAAAAACATATTTAACTATTTCTAAAGTACAAGCAAAAATTAATGAAACAGTAACAATAATTGCAACACCTATTGATGAAAATAAAAATAATGCACATAGAGGCAGAGTTCTATTTACAATAAATGGTGTAAAACAACCATATGTAAATATTACAAATGGATATGCACTAATACGTTACACACCAAAAACAAATGTAGCAACCAAATTAAATGTAACAGCAGCATTTGATAGTATATGGAAGTATACAAATTGTAGTGCAAAAAGCACTATTGAAATAATTAAGATTGGTACAATAACAACAACTCGTTATACTGATGCAAAAGTTGGAATGACAACAACAGTATCAGCAAGAGTAGAAGATAAAAATCAAATACTTGTAAATGGAGGAGTTGTAGTATTTACACTAAATGGAACTAAACTTGGTAATGCAACAGTTAAAGATGGTGCAGCAAACTATACATTTATAATGCCAAGATATCCAAAAGGTGTATATCGTCTTAATGCAACCTATATGGGAAGTGGATCATATCTAAGTAGTAATAACTTAAATTATGTAAATGTAACATTACTTGATTCACGATTAATTACATCACCTGTAGTTGTAACAGTAGGTCAGAAAACTAATATTTCAGTATTTGTTATGGATGAAACAAGCCATTATGCAGAAAATGGTGAAGTAACCTTTACATTAAATGGAACAAAAATAGGTTCAGCAAAAATTAAAAATGGAACAGCAACAATAACATATAAACCACCATATAAATACAGTGGATTAACACTTAGATATGTTGCAACACTTAAAGCTAACCAATTCTATTCATCAGCATATTCAATAAACAATATTACAGTCTCACCACTAAAAGATGTATATGTATCAAATAAAGGAAATAACAACAATCTTGGTGATAAAGCACATCCATTTAAATCTTTATACTATGCTGTAGGACACGTAGCAACCTTTGGAACAGTTCACATGCTTGATGGAACATATAAAGAAAACACAATACTAATAAACAACAGTGTTAAAATCAAAGGATCAAGCTATAAAACAATAATAAATGGTATAGCTACAGGTAAAACAATAATAACAGTTACAAAAGCTGATGCACTACTTACACTTGAAGATCTTACAATAACAAATGGACTTGGAAAAGATGATAGATCTGCAGGAGCAATAAAATCCTATGGAAAATTAAATATTGCACATGTAAGATTTATAGCAAATAAAGCAACAGGTAAATTCTCAGCAGGAGCAATATACTCAACTGGAATTACAAACATTACAAATGTTGAATTTATAAACAATACTCTAACCACACCTAATGCAGAAGGTGGAGCTCTACGTTTAATTAATAATACAACAACTATTATTAATGCAAACTTCCAAAATAACCAGGCAATAGGATCAAACTCTACTGGTGGAGGAGCAATCTACATGCAAGATGGTGCATTAATAATTAATTCAACCAACTTCATAGATAACAAAGCAAAAGGTGCAAATGTACTTGGTGGAGCAATAAGAGGCTCATATGGTGATATGGTAATAACCAAAGTAACATTTAAAAATAACATGGTAAATGGTACAATCTTTGGTATAGGTGGAGCTATAAGTAGTCTTGGAACAGGAATTTATATAAATCAATCAACACTTAATTCAAATAAAGCATATGGTAAACAATCAGCATCAGCTGCAGCAATATATGCACAATATGCAGCAGTAATGTCATATAACTGTCGTTATCTTTCAAACTTAGCACAATCTGAAACAGTGCTTGGTGGAACAATTGAAGGATATTCTGCATATTCAAACTTTGTAAATTGTACGTTTGATAAAAATATTGCAAATGCAACAAAAACCAATTCATTTGGTGGAGTAATATACTATGAAACAGGAAATCTTACAGTTTCCTCATCATACTTTACAAATAACCAGGCAAAATCAGTTAATGTTTCAATTGGTGGAGCAATCTATTCACATGCTAATTCCACAGTATATCATTGTAACTTTACAAATAACCAAGCAGTTGGTAAAAATATAGGTGGAGGAGCAATAGGTAACCTTGGAAATATGACAGTTTCACAGTCAAACTTCGTAAAAAACAATGCATCTAAAATAGGAAATGCAATAACTGCAGTAACCGGTGCAAAAACCATAATTAATGAAAACTATTGGTATGCTCAAAATCCTAAATGGAATGAGTTATTACGTAGATTAAATAAACCAAGTGATTATTCAAAAACACCAATAAAACACTAAAAAAAAAACAAAAAAAATAATAAATGAGAGAATATATTATTTTTCTTATATATTCTCTTTTTTTTAGAAAACTTTTTTTCAACTAATTTTATTAAAACTTAAAAAAAATAAACCTAATTCTTTTTATAAAAAAAACTTGATTTTTATTAACTTTACTAATTTTTTGATCATCTTTTAAAGCTTATATGATTATTCTATTTTTAAAAAAAAGGTGTTATTTAAGAGGGAGGTTAAAAAGTAATTATTTATATAAGAAGAATTTTTTTTTATACTCCAAATTCTCTAAGTTTTGCTCTCATATGTTCTATGATAAGATCTCTTTCTTCTTCTGATTCTAATGCCATATCTATTGAGCTTTTTAGCCATTCAATAGTATTTCCAATATCATATATTTTTCCTTCAAATGCTGTTGCATATACATTGTCTTGTTCATTTATTGCATCAGTTAATTGTATTTCTCCACCTACACCTGGTTGTGTATTTCTAAGTTTATCAAATATATCTGATGTTAGCACATATCTTCCTGTTATTCCAAGATTTGATGGTGCATCTTCAAGTTTTGGTTTTTCAACAAGATTATCTACTTTATATGTGTTATCTTCAATTTTAACTCCATCAATTATTCCATATCTTTCTACTTTTTCAGCAGGTAGTTCTTCTATTGCTATTGTTGATCCACCATATTTTTCATGAATATCAAGTAATTGTTTTGTACATGGAACTTTTGAGTGTGTTATTGTATCACCAAGTAGTACTGCAAATGATTCATCTCCTATGTGTTTTTCAGCACATAGTATTGCATCACCTAATCCTTTTTGTCTTTTTTGACGGATATAGTGTATGTCTGCCATATCTGCTATTTCTTGAACTTGGTGTAGGTAGTCATATTTTTCTTTTTGATTTAATGTGTATTCAAGTTCAAATGATCTGTCAAAGTGATCTTCTATTGATCTTTTTCCTTTTCCTGTAATTATTATTATATCATCTATTCCTGATTCCACTACTTCTTCAACTACATATTGTATTGTTGGTTTGTTAAACACTGGTAGCATTTCTTTTGGTTGTGCTTTTGTTGCAGGTAAAAATCTTGTCCCTAGCCCTGCTGCTGGTATTACTGCTTTCATTTTTTATCAATTCCTCCTATAATTTTATAATTGAATTTTCACCAATTACAAAGCTTCGTCCTTTTGGATATGTTTCTTTGTCTGTTATTATTTTTGAGTTTTCACCAAGAAGACTTTCTGTTATTCTTTTATCTGATTTAATAGTTGAACTTCCTATTATTATTGATGAATCTATTTCTGATTCTATAATTTTGGTATTATCACCAATTGATGTGTAAGGTCCTACATACCCTTTTATTTCACAGTTTTCACCGATTATTGCAGGTCCTTTTATTACTGATCCTGATTTTATTGTGGTATTTTCACCAATTATTACTCGTCCTTTTATTTTAACATTATCTTCAATGTTTCCTTTAATATCTGATTCTATTGTTTCAAGGATGAGTTGATTTGCATCTAGTACATCTTCTGGTTTTCCTGTGTCTTTCCACCATCCTTGTACTATGAATGAATCTACACTTTTATCTTCATCTATTAGTTGTTGTATTGCATCTGTTATTTCAAGTTCATTTCTCCATGAAGGCTCGATTTTATCTATTGCATCAAAGATTTCATTTTTAAATAGATAAATTCCAACTAATGCAAGATTACTTTTTGGATGTTCTGGTTTTTCTACTAAATTTATGATTTTACCCTCTTCATTTAGTTCTGCTACTCCAAATTGTCTTGGATCTTCTACTTCTTGTAGTAATAATCGGGATGAAAATTCTGATTCATCAAATCCTTTTACAAATTCATCAATTCCTGATTTTAGGATATTATCTCCTAGATACATTACAAAGGATTCACCATCTACAAATTCTTTTGCTGTTGCTGCTGCATGTGCTAATCCTTTAGGTTCTCCTTGCATGATGTATGTTATGTTTACACCATATTTTGATCCATCACCTAGTTCTTCTTTTATTTTATTAGGCATGTTTGTTCCAAGTATAATTCCAATATCTGTTATTCCTGCATCACGTAAATCTTCTATTGCATATTCTATTACAGGCTTGTTTGCTATTGGTATTAGTTGTTTAGGACCTGTGTGTGTTAATGGTCTTAGTCTTGTACCATGTCCTCCAGATAAAATAACTCCTTTCATTGTTAGTTTTTCTCCTTAAATTAAATTATTTTATAATAATTCCTCTTTTTTTGTTTTTTTTTTATTTTATTTAAATTGAAAAGTGAAAAAATTTTTTATTAGTATGTTAAAAAAAAGTTTATTATTATATAGTTAATTTTATTTCTATTTTTTATCTTTTTTATATTTTTTAGCTATTAGTAAATTATATAGTATGAATATTTCATTTTTATAAAATAAAGTTTTTTTTATTTTACTTTAAAAAAACCATAATAGTTTATAATAATAAGTATTTTTATAATATTATCTATTAACACAATATTTTAAAAGTTAATCACTACATGCAGGAGGATATTTAAAATTATGAATAAGAAATTTTTATTAATATTTTTTTGCATAACAACAATTCTTATACTAACAACAACAGCAGCAGCAGATAATACTACAACGACACAAGAAACATCAACTATACATGATACAATAGATAAAACATCACAATTAACACAAGAAAATACCAATACACATACCCCAGATAATGAAAAAACAAACACTAAATATACAAATAAAACCACTAAAAAATCCATAAACACAAACACATTAACACAACAACTAATAGATACACAAGATGATAACACAACAATAACACTACAAAAAGGAAACTACAAACTAGATCCACTACAAATAAACAAAAATTTAACAATTATAGGTGAAAATAAAACACAAACAATACTTACAACTAACTCAACAAAAAGTCTTTTTAACATAGTAAACCAAAATACACACCTAAATCTTATAAACATAACAATACAAGATCATACT
This genomic interval carries:
- a CDS encoding Ig-like domain-containing protein; protein product: MFIILTTSTISAASDDITTSSVVCDDNNQIDHMSNNMVSNVKNNHLETNTQQESSKTIETTSEKTKNTQKDTKVLQNTKSDKIIKKDNNTQTQQNTTNSTNTNSSKLTPSLSINDDPITPGKEATFTAIKNPDATGKGVFKINGKTISDPIKLEADTMLVRYTYMIPTTFESATYKLTFVYSGNSKYEKDEVSTTLKLEPEEKDLDPQLYMKNVTVKFQDTQKLVLKLADDAKGSVVFKLNHSTITPKLTVVNGTATYLFDSSKIYPGKYRLDAKYSGNFKYKPGNFTSYLTIQRLAANVTLNNITSKAGSTINLNARILDERGNPVEAAYVVYKINEKTIGNTTTTSEGYAPLKYTIPSIFDNHEYSLKVICNVSRKVQRSTAYATITLTQLKTYLTISKVQAKINETVTIIATPIDENKNNAHRGRVLFTINGVKQPYVNITNGYALIRYTPKTNVATKLNVTAAFDSIWKYTNCSAKSTIEIIKIGTITTTRYTDAKVGMTTTVSARVEDKNQILVNGGVVVFTLNGTKLGNATVKDGAANYTFIMPRYPKGVYRLNATYMGSGSYLSSNNLNYVNVTLLDSRLITSPVVVTVGQKTNISVFVMDETSHYAENGEVTFTLNGTKIGSAKIKNGTATITYKPPYKYSGLTLRYVATLKANQFYSSAYSINNITVSPLKDVYVSNKGNNNNLGDKAHPFKSLYYAVGHVATFGTVHMLDGTYKENTILINNSVKIKGSSYKTIINGIATGKTIITVTKADALLTLEDLTITNGLGKDDRSAGAIKSYGKLNIAHVRFIANKATGKFSAGAIYSTGITNITNVEFINNTLTTPNAEGGALRLINNTTTIINANFQNNQAIGSNSTGGGAIYMQDGALIINSTNFIDNKAKGANVLGGAIRGSYGDMVITKVTFKNNMVNGTIFGIGGAISSLGTGIYINQSTLNSNKAYGKQSASAAAIYAQYAAVMSYNCRYLSNLAQSETVLGGTIEGYSAYSNFVNCTFDKNIANATKTNSFGGVIYYETGNLTVSSSYFTNNQAKSVNVSIGGAIYSHANSTVYHCNFTNNQAVGKNIGGGAIGNLGNMTVSQSNFVKNNASKIGNAITAVTGAKTIINENYWYAQNPKWNELLRRLNKPSDYSKTPIKH
- the galU gene encoding UTP--glucose-1-phosphate uridylyltransferase GalU encodes the protein MKAVIPAAGLGTRFLPATKAQPKEMLPVFNKPTIQYVVEEVVESGIDDIIIITGKGKRSIEDHFDRSFELEYTLNQKEKYDYLHQVQEIADMADIHYIRQKRQKGLGDAILCAEKHIGDESFAVLLGDTITHSKVPCTKQLLDIHEKYGGSTIAIEELPAEKVERYGIIDGVKIEDNTYKVDNLVEKPKLEDAPSNLGITGRYVLTSDIFDKLRNTQPGVGGEIQLTDAINEQDNVYATAFEGKIYDIGNTIEWLKSSIDMALESEEERDLIIEHMRAKLREFGV
- a CDS encoding glucose-1-phosphate thymidylyltransferase, yielding MKGVILSGGHGTRLRPLTHTGPKQLIPIANKPVIEYAIEDLRDAGITDIGIILGTNMPNKIKEELGDGSKYGVNITYIMQGEPKGLAHAAATAKEFVDGESFVMYLGDNILKSGIDEFVKGFDESEFSSRLLLQEVEDPRQFGVAELNEEGKIINLVEKPEHPKSNLALVGIYLFKNEIFDAIDKIEPSWRNELEITDAIQQLIDEDKSVDSFIVQGWWKDTGKPEDVLDANQLILETIESDIKGNIEDNVKIKGRVIIGENTTIKSGSVIKGPAIIGENCEIKGYVGPYTSIGDNTKIIESEIDSSIIIGSSTIKSDKRITESLLGENSKIITDKETYPKGRSFVIGENSIIKL